tctattttttgacgaatgtgtgatatcatataaaaaataaaaaaatgagtatagagttaattagataattttaaaaacagaaatttttttttcgtgtgcgatatcatataaataatgatccgtccagttaacaaaaatcatgattattttatgtgtaattttttttttattttgacaatttccttaaaactatattaaattttacatatgttaattagaatatttttaatatctttacctttttatttgaaatgcaactcaatatttttttaacaattataacaaaatatttaaaaaatatttttaatttttttttgaaaaatatgaaaattacattttaaattaaaattatcctaaaatatgataagttttgatgtaaacgaaaactcaaattatgtcaaaaataatgatattcaatgataataacaattttaattgattattttttaaaaaaatacatttacaaaaatattgtttgaaagaaaattcatttatctttcaaatataaaatgaaaatattataattaaataataaaaatatataaataaaaaccataaatttagcaaatgacaaatgagttatattatactaaaattttctttctaacaatttatcgaATGACAAATGTGCTAttagcaaataataccatataatttttaaaaacatagtaattcttaaatattttttgaataaataattatttttaaatttaatcaactgaaaataatatccgtacaattgtgtgagttaaattctagttttattgatgcatgttatatattagtgcgacatgttttaggtaatattttaatgatgcacgtttttaaaaatctccattattaaaattatgcacgtaaggataactcatgagtttttttggttgattaaatgacattatgtccaaatttatttaacgatatttcattaaggtaactgaaaaagacaaacaataaaataggaagtttaaattcatttaagcatatttcattaatgtaactgaaaagacaagtaataaattagacagttttattcgttttaggatatttcataaatacaactgaaaaagacaagcaaaaaaaaaaaaatttaattaatgaagtaagaacattttcaaatatgtacttctcttttaataatatagatatatatatatatatatatatggacatGTAACAAAATGAGAGTATGATCTGTTATGGGCCCACTTGTAGCATAATACACCAGAATATTGAATCTAAATTCTTTTCGtcttttgacccaaaaaaaaaaaaaaaaaaaaaattcttttcgTCTTATCACACATAAAAATGTTGAATCgactatatgttatatataatacatactTTAAAAGTGTtgataaaaatagaattaaaagaatattattattttcttgactTGATAAATATTTGAACTATTTACTAAAATTGGAAGTGATACTGTAGATTTTGAAAACTTAAAACCAACATATATGGTGCAGTAATAATAGTGGACGATTTTTgagattaaaaaattatgtcACAAACTTATTCCAATggtaattttagaaaaaatatttgattttctaCTGATTGGTTTGgcatattttcaaatatattttcaaaaacttaCTAGAAGACATTTTTGCATACTTatctttatttgaattttttccGTCAATTGATTTCATTAATAATCTCTTTcgttattaaaagaaaagtaaactAAAAAGTAATCTTgcttttgtattttaattacaACTGTGCCATGTGGCAATTCCATATGTTTTTTCACTCTAGAGTCTAGATTTAACTATCCTCTTTTAACCTGTTTAATTACAAATTGTGCCATtggtaacatatatatgtagtGGTCTATATcctaatgttttcatttaatattttgtacGTGTAGTTTTTTCTTTCATTCAGCATGGACCCATCAGCACATCGTTAATAGAAGGGTTTTGTACATCAATATCATTCTAACACTAACTCATTAAAAATCATGCATCAATTTTAATATGGCAGCTCAAATCACAGTTATAACGACCATATGCAATCCTAATctactttgttttgtttttgcagaATACATTTCTATCCAGTTATTAATATTTCGGCATGAACTTGGaatcatattgataatattcttattttattatttttattattccaTGACCAGTAgcatagaatgtgtttatagaACATTCGAACATTAACActtattatacattattttaatatgaCCGTTCAAAACACTCTTCTAACCGAACATATGCAATCCTAATCAATTTTCTCCCCAAACACAATTCTACCTGATTACTAATATGGCGATAAGAACTTGCAATCATACTAATaagaatttttattatatggtatcTTCTACAAAGTTGCTCTCAATATATATCCAGTAAACACTCGTTAGTATCATTATATTAGTATATACAATAttcaatatttgtttaattattaacTGGATTTGGGAAATTTCTTAAGAGTACACACGTTTTAGTAACATAAGTTAGAAGTTAGAACCttaacttagtttttttttgtttggacaGAAGTAGCACATGTTTTACTTTATTAGTAGTAAATGTAGGGGGAAGGCAAGATTGGGTAATGATTTGTATAGAGGACCACCTAAGGGAGactgtatttttataaaaatgtattgatatatattaatatttttctgaTACACATATGTTTCCGGTAATATTTGTGAGTCATTACTCTAGCAAGAATCAGTAAAGGAATGTCTATGTAAAAAGATACGATATGAAAACTGAATTTGACATGCTTCTAAAAATGTAATTTCATTTTGAATAACCGCTGATTGACATTGATTCCCCGtattaatatgaaaattgtGTCATTCCTAATGTAATCAGCTGTTATTCAAaatgaaatttcatatttaGAAGCATGTCAAATTCAGTTTTCATATCGTAAGGGTCAACACATTGATTTCCCATTTAATACATCGTAAGTTTCAAGATATACGACTGACCTTCACCAATCACCAGTATAGTGATAATATGTCTATATAAATTATAGAGTGTTTTCAATTTTGAGACACATGACAAATTAAATGTCAACCAAAATTAGGATGGCGCTTGTTGTAAACCTGTTATCTCTTCTGTTTTCAACAGTTATAATTCATTTCAATCAAAATACAGTGCCTCTCAGATCTTTCAAGGTCAGCTTAAAACACAACTTGATACCCACAATTTCCTCTATTATTTAGATTACCATGTAACATATAACCTTTTTTGTCCTTGACAGATAAGTGAAAATGTAACATATGATTGCATAGATATTTACAAGCAACCAGGGCTCCAGCATCCTTTTCTCAAAACCCACAAAATTCAGGTGCATTGCCTCAGAATTTCATCCCATGTGTTTTTACTTGTATTAGtatgataaatatttgattatacaattttttctttgaaaagaaGAAATCATCTGTTTCAAGACCTGAGTTAAAGATGCAAACTGGCAAAAACGAAACATCTAACAAAAGGAAAATAGTATGTCCAAATGACACAGTTCCTATACTGAGAAATACAAAAGAATATGTCACAAACTCGCAAATGTTTGCTGAGAAGCATTTTCATCCGTTATCAGCCGATAGTCCTGGAACGCATGTAAGCACTCATCTCAATTTTCTTAATACGATAGATCTAATACTTTGACGTACATATCAAGTATTAAGTCATTAATGTTTTTCCCAAAAAGAGTCACTAATGTAACCGGCTTTTGATAGATTGCTGGAGTAAGATCATCTGTTGGTCCATTTCGTGGTGTACAAGCTTGGTTTAGTGGAAATTCGCTAAACGTGGGAAAGGATCAAGTCTCATATAGTCACATATATATAGGCAGTGGTTCAGAAAACCAAGTCAATTATATCTCAGCGGGTTGGATTgtaggttttatattttataagtatattccTTAATCCATTTGTTATGTCAACCACTTGAGTATATTCTTAAAGTATTACAAATTCCATGTTGATAGATAAATCCAGGTCTATATGGAGACCAACGTGTTTGGACATTTGGATTTTGGAAGGTATGTGGCTACGAACAAATTAATGTTTGATGAAAACATTGATCAAATAGTAACAAGTatagtattaaatattatttaatagggTAAGGATGGGAAAGGATGTTACAATACCGCATGTTCAGGGTTTGTTCAAGTATCAAAGGTGATTCCAATTGTCGAGCCCTATGATCTTAAGACAGGGGTCCCTGGCTGGATGCGATATTCCATTCATCAGGttaatacttattattttataaccaaaCTAGTGATCGATATATTTGACTAGAAACTGATAAATTTTGTCTCGTCTCTTAATATACGAAAAAGGATAAAAATACAGGAAACTGGTGGATTACACAACTTATGAAAGATGCACCTAATGAAGATATCGGTTATTGGCCAAAAGAATTATTTAACCTTTTAGACAATGGTGCAAATATGGTTGGAGTTGGTGGTGTGGTTCAGGCTTCACGTTCTGGTTTAAGCCCTCCCATGGGTAATGGTAATTTACCaaatgcactacaagaaaacgtgcctATAACAACGaaactttacgacgaaaatatttcgtcgtaaatttacatgggctttacaacgaaattacgaggaatctaactttcgtcgtaaacgccatgtaaagttacgacgaactgatttcgtcgtaaactccttgtaagtttacgacgaatgtacgtggaatgagaaatatgtcgtaatcattacatcgacattacaacgaagcatgttaccgttatatttaggtgaaaacgtgtattaaatgtgctttaacttacctaatttcgtcgtaaagtcgttgtaaataatatgttaaaaccatgtaaaatccatgtaaaatattccttgtaaaatcgttgttatatttcaactacccaactcgaaaatttctctatatatatgtcatttcccacaactctcttcctcacaacacacaaacgggagaaaaaaaaatccgaaaaaaaagatttcaaaaaaaaatataagaaaaaatggccggtggcggtagtatttacgagttacggagttggatgtatttgcacaaagattccgacgggagggtgacgaacgcatttctagggcgggctagagacattcatgcaccaggcgggctgtacaccgatcacacaggaaagcggtaagatgttctgcccctgtcggaaatgcaagaattcaaaatttgcacgtagtgaaactgtatggaagcatttagtaaacagaggatttacaccacagtactacatttggtatcaacatggagagggttatgggggaaatgaagctagtagtagtaataataattttgaggatggtcatcatagtgaagaaccgaatcatttgcataatgaatataattatcatcaagatcatgagcagatggtagatcatgatagggttcaagatatgattagtgatgcatttttagaaacaactacaacaatagctgatggaactggaaatgtagaagaacctaatttggatgcaaaaaggttttatgaaatgctagatgctgcaaatcaaccaatctacactggttgtagagaaggtctctctaaattgtctctagcagctaggatgatgaatattaaaacggatcataatttacctgagaattgcatggatgcatgggcggagttgtttaaagagtatttgccagaagacaacgtgtctgctgaatcttattatgagattcagaaattggtttatagtcttgggttgccttcggagatgattgatgtttgcatcgacaactgcatgatctactggaaagaagatgacaagttagaagagtgtcgattctgcaaaaaaccacgattcaaaccgcaaggccgtgggaggaatagggtaccgtaccaaaggatgtggtacctaccaattacagacagattgaaaagattatatcaatctgagaggactgctgcgtcgatgaggtggcatgcggaacatgtccagagagatggtgaggttgcacatccatcagacgcaagagcgtggaaacatttcaacaaggtacacgcagattttgctacaaatattcggaatgtctatcttgggttatgcaccgatggatttagtccatttggaatgtctggtagacaatattctttgtggccagtcattcttacgccgtacaatttaccgccggatatgtgcatggaacaagaatttctatttttgaccatattaatccctgggccgaagcatccaaaacggtctcttgatgtttttcttcaaccgttgatagaagagctaaagcaattgtggtcagaaggggtgaggacgtacgattgttccttgaaaaacaattttacgatgcgagcagttctgctgtggacgataagtgatttccctgcttatgggatgttgtctggctggacaacacatggaagattatcttgtccatattgtcttggatcgacggatgcttttcaactgaagaatggtaggaagagttgttggtttgactgtcatcgtcgctttcttccacttgcccatccgtacagaagaaataagacattgtttcggcacaaaaaaattgtcagagacggtcctcctccatatctcaccggccagcagatcgaagcagacattgattattacggagctcaggaaacagttaaagttggaggaaattggcatgttcctggaaatatgcctgatggatatggtgtgtctcacaattggcataagaagagtatattttgggagctaccctattggaaggatcttctcttacgccacaatctggatgtcatgcatattgagaagaacttttttgagaacatcatgaatacattacttaacgtccctgggaagacaaaagataacaaaaagtcaaggatggacttacctgatatttgctcaagaagtgagttacatatcaagagcaatggaaacgttcctgttcccatcttccggttgtcatcagaagccaaaacaaccttgtttgactgggttgcatcagaagttaagtttcctgatggttatgtttcaaatctgtcaagatgtgttgaacgaggtcaaaagttctccggaatgaagagtcatgattgtcatgtgtttatgcaacgactacttccatttgcttttgccgagctccttccagcaaatgtccatgaagcacttgcaggtaattataaaacgttaatatatatacatgcgttatgaaatgttattaatttgattacttttgcaatatacagccatcggcgcttttttcagagatctcagcacacgtacgttcaaggaagaagtcatcgaacaacttcatcataacattccgatcatattgtgcaacctggagaagatatttcctccttcattttttgacgtcatggagcatctagttgtccacctaccgtatgaagcattgcttcgtggacctgttcacaacggatggatgtatccgtatgagcgacagatgaaacatttgaaggggaaagcaagaaatcttgcaaaggtggaaggttcaatagttgcgggaagtttgacagccgaaacatctaacttcacatcatactactttgctccaactgttcgtacgaggaaaagagttcctagaagatatgatgatggtggagtaccgacatcatatccaattgatggtgttcctgacattttctgcgaaattgcacggtttggtggtaaaacgaaagaagtatggtggtcatgtgaagaggataaacatagtgcccacacttatattctgctcaactgcgaggatgcagtgacccgttactttgaaaggtaaatatttttgtgaatgttaattatatgaattgcagttaattatgtatgacttgattatttgtttaatttgcagcatgtttgtatctcaagttgaagaagcaataccaggaatatctgcaactgatgtggacacacgtaaagataagcactttgtcaagtggttaaaatcacaggtacgtaatatatctcatacattgattaattaagtaagtgttttgatacttcaatattaattaagaataactgcttttggcaggttgattatgacgatccttattatcccgtatggtttcacgaattggttcaaggtccagttgcaaaggtcaccacatcacctatgtatttcacacgaggatttacctttcacacatacgagtatgggagacatcgggcaacgagtaactacggaatatgtgtgaaaggtgaaacggacttttacgggatcttgcaggagattattgaagtggaatttccgggttattgaagctaaaatgcgtcctcttcaaatgtgaatggttcgatcctgttgtgaaccgagggattcggtataacaaatttggtgttgtggatgtcaattttgggagaagatacaacaaatttgagcctttcattttagcttcacaagccgagcaagtaagcttccttccttatcctcggcttcgaacttccgggataaactggttagctgctatcaaaattacacctcgtggacgcattgtcgctggagaagaaccgtccttgcaagaagaagacgctatcaatgaagttgaggtaccagaacaaccaactgatgaaatccttttgatcgacccgcaaaactttcaatatgaagatattcccgaagatgcgatagatgaagcacgtgaagacgagttcgagagaagcgacgatgatgattgtaatgatagtgatgagaacgaaaacgatttagagtgatgtaatattgatgagaacgaaaacgatttagagtgatgtaatatatgtctctgatgttgtatttctctattgtaacgtatgtttaaagaaatattgtttttttaccatcctaatgtatgtgtaacaaatgttgttttatataatatttttttgtgttaattttaaaaaaattatttggagttttagggttttagagtttaagttggagaaagagcataaagtagtagagaagaagagatatgatgttagatgatatgtgactttggggtttagggatttcattctcggtgtttagggttaagcgttgtaaaatcgtcgtaaaccgatgtttccacgtaatttcgtcgtaaatggaaaaacgcaggcctggtaaattcgtcgcaaacgtgggccttgtaaattcgtcgtaaacagacgtttcgacgtaatttcgtcgtaaatcgaaaaacgcgggcctggtaacttcgtcgtaaatgaaaaaacgcgggcctggtaacttcgtcgtaatgttatgtcgcgtttacgacgaaactcttttatatattgggacgccgagacgaggctgcctcgtccattcctcctaaactcctctcctctccctaaggtacattctcttccctctttttttttttttttttttaagttagtttaggttattaattagttagataattagtttaggtgattatttagataattagtttaggtgattatttagataattagtttaggtgattagttagatgacaGAATCCTATaatttaggtgattagttaggtaacagaataattttttaattatgtcgtcataattgattaaatttatttaaattttttttagatggctcctagaaggaaaccagcagcacctacttatgcccagttgtttggcgatggttccggtacatcttcttccggtccatcgtcttccgatgcagttccagactctcagacttctcagagagttttttcgagtcctcctcttccaccgcagatgcctccacctcctcctccagcggctgcacctgagcctgtcccagaaggtgcagttcatccggatttgcgtgtgccttcatatgctcccttcgcgagatatacggtggaggatttgcttgcccagcctggacgggagggtttggatgttctagaccccgatagaccccgaggaacttattggtaagttattaatttttattactttaaaatttaattaatttttattttgtaacggttaaatttttttttttcaggtttggggctaacaaccgtgttagccggagcgtttcggcgacgattaagggttactacgacggggcatacccgaactggagcaagacaccaaatcacgttaagatcacgtggtttaaatgttttacgttaagatttttaaatttaattaaattttcacttatatatatatatatattttttttaatatttattattaattgtaattttttcaaaatttttatgtttcagcaaaagtggcattggtctttgggaatcaccgagagg
The window above is part of the Brassica napus cultivar Da-Ae chromosome C8, Da-Ae, whole genome shotgun sequence genome. Proteins encoded here:
- the LOC106345247 gene encoding uncharacterized protein LOC106345247 isoform X2; translation: MSTKIRMALVVNLLSLLFSTVIIHFNQNTVPLRSFKISENVTYDCIDIYKQPGLQHPFLKTHKIQKKSSVSRPELKMQTGKNETSNKRKIVCPNDTVPILRNTKEYVTNSQMFAEKHFHPLSADSPGTHIAGVRSSVGPFRGVQAWFSGNSLNVGKDQVSYSHIYIGSGSENQVNYISAGWIINPGLYGDQRVWTFGFWKGKDGKGCYNTACSGFVQVSKVIPIVEPYDLKTGVPGWMRYSIHQDKNTGNWWITQLMKDAPNEDIGYWPKELFNLLDNGANMVGVGGVVQASRSGLSPPMGNGNLPNAGRQNSGIFTNIEVLNSNYKQRKMNSFRTENLLDSDKCYGLRIGTVKPFHRTHLGFFFNYGGPGGISCGV
- the LOC106345247 gene encoding uncharacterized protein LOC106345247 isoform X1, whose product is MSTKIRMALVVNLLSLLFSTVIIHFNQNTVPLRSFKISENVTYDCIDIYKQPGLQHPFLKTHKIQKKSSVSRPELKMQTGKNETSNKRKIVCPNDTVPILRNTKEYVTNSQMFAEKHFHPLSADSPGTHIAGVRSSVGPFRGVQAWFSGNSLNVGKDQVSYSHIYIGSGSENQVNYISAGWIINPGLYGDQRVWTFGFWKGKDGKGCYNTACSGFVQVSKVIPIVEPYDLKTGVPGWMRYSIHQDKNTGNWWITQLMKDAPNEDIGYWPKELFNLLDNGANMVGVGGVVQASRSGLSPPMGNGNLPDGGRQNSGIFTNIEVLNSNYKQRKMNSFRTENLLDSDKCYGLRIGTVKPFHRTHLGFFFNYGGPGGISCGV